The Gopherus flavomarginatus isolate rGopFla2 chromosome 20, rGopFla2.mat.asm, whole genome shotgun sequence region CTAATGGGGCAGCTGTGACAGCTGCTTATGTTCTGGCTCCCAGGGGAAGAGCAACAGGACACCAAGGGGGGGTCAgttactcccctccctcccctgggggTCTCTCCCTCCtctacaaccccccccccccccaggcagcagCTCCACTGAGCAAAGGCAGCCGGTCTGTGATGTCAGGGGGCAGGTTTGGGGTGGGCCCGGTGCCCCTCTCCAGGGGGAGAGATGGGCCTGCCTGGGGGACAGGGCAATTGGCTCCCAGGAATCTCCCCTGGGGGAACCTGGAGATCCCAGGGCAGCATTAGGCTCTTCTCTGCTCTGAGGCTCCTGGCCTGACACcatggggaggagtggggcttgGGGGTCTCGGCCCCTTGCTGGGCACTGGAGGTTTTAACAGGTTATCGAACCAGGGCAGATTATTTTCCCATCTGTTTCTTCACCTTGTAAAATTCCCCAGATGGTGTttagggggagtgggggggataTAGTGCTGGGAAATTAACCCCCAATCCAGTGGCTGCTCTGTTACCCCCACAATCTGCATTGGCCCCTCTGTGTCTGGGGCATCTGCCCCTTCCCTACCCCCTCCCTGGACGTCTGCCCGCCCATGGTGCAGagggctggctgggagcagagggCTGCAGTCTTGTCAGCACAGTCTCACCCTGCATGTGTCTGACCCCTGAGTGCTGACCACTGACTGTGCCTCCTCCTGGCCCCAGGTTCCTAGCGGACGACTACACAGTGGAGGTCCGGCTCAATGACTACCTGGACATCATCTGCCCGCACTACGAGGAGGGCAGCGTGACGCCTCGCGCCATGGAGCGCTACACCCTCTACCTGGTGGAGTACGAGGAGTATGTGGCCTGCAAGCCCCACTCCAAGGAGCAGATCCGCTGGGAGTGCAACAAGCCAGCTGCCCTGCATGGCCCCGAGCGGTTCTCCGAGAAGTTCCAGCGCTTTACGCCCTTCACCCTGGGGAAAGAGTTCAAGGAGGGACACAGCTACTACTACATCTGTGAGtgcacagggggtggggcctggctggggctatGGAGGGGCACAGGGGCCAGGgtgtggggcctggctggggctatgggggggcacaggggccagggggtggggcctggctggggctatggggggtcccaggggccagggggtggggccttgctggggctatggggggccacaggggctggagggtgtggggcctggctggggctatggggggggccacaggggccagggggtggggcctggctggggctatggggggggccacaggggccagggggtggggcctggctggggctatgggggggccacaggggccggagggggtgaggcctggctggggctatgggggggcacaggggccagggggtggggcctggctggggctatGGGGGGCCacaggggctggagggtgtggggcctggctggggctatGGGGGGCCacaggggctggagggtgtggggcctggctggggctatGGGGGGCCacaggggctggagggtgtggggcctggctggggctatgggggggccacaggggctggagggtgtggggcctggctggggctatgggggggccacaggggctggagggtgtggggcctggctggggctatGGGGGGCCacaggggctggagggtgtggggcctggctggggctatGGGGGGCCACAGGGACTGGAGGgtgtggggcctggctggggctatGGGGGGCCacaggggctggagggtgtggggcctggctggggctatggggggtcccaggggccagggtgtggggcctggctggggctatggggggtcccaggggccagggggtggggcctggctggggctatGGGGGGCCACAGgggtcagggggtggggcctggctggggctatGGAGGGGCAcaggggccagggggtggggcctggctggggctatgggggggccacaggggctggagggggtggggcctgggccaggctatggggggggcacaggggctgggggATGTGGGGCCTGGACCAGGCtatggggggggcacaggggctgggggATGTGGGGCCAGGACTATGGGGGGGtgccctggggctcagggatggggtggggcctggTCAGGGCTATGGTGGGGCACACAGGCgctggggccctggccaaggCTGTGGTGGAGGATGGAGGCCAAGTAGGAGGGGGAGTGCACAGGTTTGTGGGAGGCAGGTAATGACATGGGGGTGACATGGTCTTTAAGGTGTTACGtgccccctgccccaaaggggTCTGCTCTCTGGCCACTGCTCTGATTGGCCCAGGAGAGACCCTGACTCCTGGGGCCTCCCCCAGCAGCGGGAGAAACAGCCCCTGTGGCATGGAGAGTGCAGCTGccggctcccagcccagctctgaccCACCTGTCTCTTGTCTCCAGCAAAGCCAATTCACCACCATGGCGACGGCTGCCTGAAGCTGAAGGTGACTGTGgctggcaaagccagtgagtatCTCTGGGGTCTTGGTCCCTCCCTGCCAGGCACGGAGCCCTCCCAGCAGCCCGGCTGCACCGCCATGCCCTGCCCGCCCTCCAGGGAAGGGCAGCCTGAGTCACTGGGACCCTGGCTCCTTGCGGCtctaggggaggggcagagccctgcGCGGGTATGAAACGTGCATCCACCAACCTGGTCTGTGGCTAGAAAGCGGCtccctgcagatttgcagggctctaggcaTGGGCTCTGCAGATAGCAGGGAATGGGATCGACTCAGGCTGCAGAGCGAAGGGGTGAGGCCGGGGCACGGGCTGGCGGCTGAGGCATGCGGTCAGTAACTGCCCTTCACCTTCTTGTCTCTGTTTGCTTTGCAGCTGGGATGCTGCCCGTCCACACCCCAATGCAGAAGGGGGGGATCCAGGCAGGTACGTTACTGGCGCTGACCAACAGACCCTAGTGGCCTGGTGTGGTCTCTGCCATatgaggggctgtggggagcagcaggCAGTTGGGCGAGGGTATTCCCCATGGAGCTGTGGGTCTGGCAGCCTCAGTCCAGATTCCTGAGAACCCCTTCCACTAGGATACAGGGAAGAGCCTGCTCCGGGTCTGGAATGCCAGGTCTCGGGGCAGGCTGCAGGCCAGGCAGAAGGGATATTGGCAGAGCCCTGCCCTGGAGCAATGTAGGATTGGGGGGCAGGACGAAAAGCAGCCACAAACTGTGGGAGGGAGGTGGCACAGCATGTGTCTGGCTGCGTCGCTGCAGCCGTTGCCTTGCGGCTCACGTGTGACCCCAGCTGCTGGGTGTCAGCCACTGGCTGCGTCTCAGGCCCTGGACACCCATGTCCGAGAGCTCACGTGGCTCCTGCTTTCTCTCCTCTCGCAGATGACGCGGACGTGCAGGTCCTGAGGAGTGTGGGCCAGAACTCGGCGCTGCGGAGCAGCAGCCCTGTCACCttgctcagcctcctgctgccccTGCTGGTGCCGCAAGGCCTGTGAGGTGGGAGCCTGGCTGAGCGGCACGGACTGAACCGCTGGATGGCGGCTGCTGCTGGGATTGGACCCTGTGGCCCAGAGATGTGCAGGCCCCCGGCTGGGCTGTTGCAAACACTCACGTGTGCACCTCCAGCTGGTGTATCAGCCAGGCATGCGTTGGCAGCCTAAGGACTTATTACGGGTTGAATGACCCAAGTGGTCAGTATTACGGGTCAAATGACCCAAAGCCGAGCTGAGCAACCAAAGCCACCACAGCCCTGTGGGAAGCGGCCCTGCAGGAGGGGTTGCTCCTCCTTACCACCAAAGAACGGACCACCAGCACTTTCAACCACTCGCTTTGAGAGCAGacgacagcagctgctgccctggcTGGACGGGCAGTGGCTCTGGActaggagggggtggggtgcaggcacCTCTGGCCAGCTGAGGCAGCCCCCATGGAGTGTGCAGGATGGACAGGCCTTGCGGGCTGGTGGCGTGGAAGtgtcctgcaggcagaggcacGAGTGCTGCCCAAGCAAGCAGCCCATGGACGGGCTGTGTCTGTGAGGCTGAGTGCAACCCAGGGACTCTGGGTTTGCTGGGGCCGTGGTATCACCTTGCTGGAGCAGGATGTCCTGGA contains the following coding sequences:
- the EFNA1 gene encoding ephrin-A1 isoform X1 is translated as MALRWAPLLGLCCWLAAADRHPVFWNSSNPKFLADDYTVEVRLNDYLDIICPHYEEGSVTPRAMERYTLYLVEYEEYVACKPHSKEQIRWECNKPAALHGPERFSEKFQRFTPFTLGKEFKEGHSYYYISKPIHHHGDGCLKLKVTVAGKATGMLPVHTPMQKGGIQADDADVQVLRSVGQNSALRSSSPVTLLSLLLPLLVPQGL
- the EFNA1 gene encoding ephrin-A1 isoform X3, giving the protein MIPNWEGLQLLWRTGSKFKMIWTNWRNGLRFLADDYTVEVRLNDYLDIICPHYEEGSVTPRAMERYTLYLVEYEEYVACKPHSKEQIRWECNKPAALHGPERFSEKFQRFTPFTLGKEFKEGHSYYYISKPIHHHGDGCLKLKVTVAGKATGMLPVHTPMQKGGIQADDADVQVLRSVGQNSALRSSSPVTLLSLLLPLLVPQGL
- the EFNA1 gene encoding ephrin-A1 isoform X2, which codes for MSQCSLRHWGAVCGHPAQDTNPPQEMRPSSRSSAPRFLADDYTVEVRLNDYLDIICPHYEEGSVTPRAMERYTLYLVEYEEYVACKPHSKEQIRWECNKPAALHGPERFSEKFQRFTPFTLGKEFKEGHSYYYISKPIHHHGDGCLKLKVTVAGKATGMLPVHTPMQKGGIQADDADVQVLRSVGQNSALRSSSPVTLLSLLLPLLVPQGL